A DNA window from Mycobacterium sp. IDR2000157661 contains the following coding sequences:
- the pgsA gene encoding phosphatidylinositol phosphate synthase: MSDFYLLTRAAYEKLSTPIAKGALKAGFTPDSITILGTAGSVISALTLFPIGQLWWGAFAVWIFVLADMLDGAMARQRGGGTRFGSVLDATCDRISDGAIFCGLLWWAAFGMQSPSLVVATAICLVTAQVISYIKARAEASGLSAEGGLIERPERLIIVLLGAGLSGLFGVPWLLHVAMWVLAVTSLITLGQRVHEVRTSPGAMDRLAKRDDGDGSDGTEAKEP; this comes from the coding sequence GTGAGCGATTTCTATCTACTGACCAGGGCGGCCTACGAGAAGCTGAGCACGCCGATCGCCAAGGGCGCGCTGAAGGCGGGCTTCACGCCCGACAGCATCACGATCCTGGGCACCGCGGGGTCGGTGATCAGTGCACTGACCCTGTTCCCGATCGGCCAACTGTGGTGGGGCGCGTTCGCCGTGTGGATCTTCGTGCTCGCCGACATGCTCGACGGGGCGATGGCCCGGCAGCGCGGTGGCGGCACCCGCTTCGGCTCGGTGCTGGACGCCACCTGTGACCGCATCAGCGACGGCGCCATATTCTGCGGACTGCTGTGGTGGGCGGCGTTCGGCATGCAGAGCCCGTCGTTGGTGGTCGCCACGGCGATCTGCCTGGTGACCGCGCAGGTCATCTCCTACATCAAGGCACGCGCCGAAGCCAGCGGGCTGTCGGCCGAGGGGGGGCTGATCGAGCGGCCCGAGCGGCTGATCATCGTGCTGCTCGGGGCGGGACTGTCGGGGCTGTTCGGGGTGCCGTGGCTGCTGCACGTCGCGATGTGGGTGCTGGCGGTGACGAGCCTGATCACGCTCGGCCAGCGGGTGCACGAGGTGCGGACGTCGCCCGGGGCGATGGACCGGCTCGCCAAGCGCGACGACGGCGACGGGAGCGACGGAACCGAGGCGAAAGAGCCGTGA
- a CDS encoding HIT family protein — protein sequence MDDERLREEQRIVDRGAGDPDHLQRLWTPHRMTYIAEGPLKGETAGSGKSEQPFTDIPTMPDEEGLVVARGELVYVVLNLYPYNPGHSMVVPYRQVSELEDLTVDESLELMSFTQKMIRVIKAVSRPHGFNVGLNLGKSAGGSLAEHLHMHVVPRWSGDANFITIIGGSKVVPQLLRETRELLATEWVNQK from the coding sequence ATTGACGATGAGCGCTTGCGCGAAGAGCAGAGAATAGTCGACCGGGGGGCCGGCGACCCCGATCACCTGCAGCGCCTCTGGACGCCGCACCGGATGACCTACATCGCCGAAGGCCCGCTGAAAGGGGAGACGGCGGGCTCGGGAAAATCCGAGCAGCCGTTCACCGACATCCCCACCATGCCCGACGAGGAGGGCCTGGTGGTGGCCCGTGGCGAGTTGGTCTATGTGGTGCTCAACCTGTATCCGTATAACCCCGGGCACTCCATGGTGGTGCCCTACCGGCAGGTCTCGGAGCTGGAGGACCTCACCGTCGACGAGAGCCTGGAGTTGATGTCGTTCACACAGAAGATGATCCGGGTGATCAAGGCGGTGTCGCGGCCCCACGGGTTCAATGTCGGACTCAACCTCGGCAAGTCGGCGGGCGGCTCGCTGGCCGAGCACCTGCACATGCATGTGGTGCCGCGCTGGAGCGGCGACGCCAACTTCATCACCATCATCGGCGGCTCGAAGGTGGTGCCGCAGTTGCTGCGCGAGACCCGTGAACTGCTGGCGACCGAATGGGTCAATCAGAAGTGA